Genomic segment of Dermacentor albipictus isolate Rhodes 1998 colony chromosome 5, USDA_Dalb.pri_finalv2, whole genome shotgun sequence:
gtacgaagtggTGTCTGCCAAAGCAGCTTAGCCTACAGAGCGTGCGCACTAGTGCGTCTTTGTGGGTGCAAACCGCCATTTCTCGCGAGGTGCGGCAGGCGCAAGGGgcgtttacgtgagcttgcgcgCATCCTCAAAAAATTCGTGTAGCCTGCGCTGTGCGCTTGTGCGTAAAATAGGTCAGCAATACGGGGACGAAATACAAAATATTTTACAGGCAGAGGGACTGCAACGCATAGGTATACTGTCGTCACTGACATCTGTGCCCCGTTTCAGCTGAGGATCGAAGTGAGCCGTTTATTCGAAACACGTTTCGCGTGGGCTGCATTGCGCCGTTAGTTGGCGCGTACATTGAATTGCGCACACAACGTTCGGAATTAATGCTAGTGCGACAGAGCGAACTGGCAAAAGGAGACATGGAAAGTGGAGCACTCGTCTCACCGCAGCAAAACATTGACTACAGCTTCCAATATGGCGAGTCCTCAGGACATCCGGATCCCGTGCTGTTCGCCGCAGCGGGAAAGCGGAAGATCGACTTGAGTGGCTACCGCATGGGACCACTTAACCCGGAAGAACTGCTTCTCTACCTCGACGTCCTGAAACTAGAGCCCAGTGCATTGAGCGAACCCAAGCTCACCATCTTGAACACCCTCATCTTAGCCCACCTTGAACGTATCCCTTTCCAGGGTTTAGACACTTTCGTCGGCCATCTACCACCGCTTGATGACGACTCAGTGTTCCGTAAGGTGATTGAGCAGCTCCGGGGTGGCCACTGCGTGGAGCTGAATAACATCTTCGGGAGGCTCTTGCTGACACTGGGCTTCAAGTTCCACATTCGGGCTGCACGGGTCCGCTGGGGCCGTCCGCTGGACACGCCGTTGACCCCTCTAGGACGCATGCTCTTCTGCGTCGACCTGGGCGAGGAAGGAGAGTACTTCGCAGATGTGGGCTTTGGCGGGCCCAACCCGTTCAAAGCACTGCCTGTAGAAGGTGAGGCTGAACCTTACCGTGTGCGCAGACttgatgaagaagggaacatcgAGGTGGCCATCAAGTCAACGGGACGTGGTGTCGCATCAGCGAGTTGGCGTCCCCTGTACCACGTGTTTCCTCCACCGCAAAAGTGGATCGACTTCGTGCCACAGTACTGGTACGCCTCGCTGCACCCCCGGTCGTTGTTCCGTAACGTGCTCATGGTGGGGCGCTTCGTTGATGATTCGTGGCTGACGCTGGTGGACGGCCGCTTCTGCCGCCGCTCGACGATCGGGCAAGTGGAACAGCGTCATGTCACGGAGGTGGAAGAAGTTCTTCGCCTCTTCGGCACCGAGTTTGCTTTAAAGCTGAATCCCAACATTGACCTCGACTTCCTCAAGTGCCGGATTAAGAGCGTTATTTAGACATGCAGCACTGCAGAAGGAGGTAAATTTGAAACAGAATGTTCCATTTCTCCTTCAAATCGCcttgtgtaaaattaaggaaatAAATGCTTCTTTATGTAGGTAACATTTGCACTACCATGCCCACATATTCAAATTGCATATGTAGTCCTTTATATTGTATATAGATAGACGTTAAAGGCTCACGGCACTTGTCGTTTGGATGTGCGCCAGAGATCATCGCTGAAATCCCAAATTGTTACGCACTGTGTTTACTAAGCAATCACAAAATAGTACATCTATGCAGAGCAAAAGATTAACCTTGGCTTTGTACATGCCacaaccgcgatctgattatgaggcacgccgtagtggtgactTGGGATTAATTTTCAGCATTTTTGGTTTCTTTCGCTTCTAACTAAATCCAACCATacaagcgtgttttttttttttacatttcactcGCATCGACATGTGACCGCAACATATGGGATAGAACCAGCCACCTTGTgcatagcagcgcaacacaaTTTCCATAAGCTGTGATACAAGTGTTGGCATTCTGCTGTGCCTCCCACAAAGATACTCCCTTTTGGAAGTCAACTCTATGCCGGCATTCCGAAGTGTCATTAGAGATCATCAATTGCTATGGTCACCCATGAGGATACCCAGGTCAAATGGAAATGCGAATGAAAATGCAATTCTATTTTAAACTAGAATAAATCAATTACCCTTTCATCGGAAATGAGTCCTTAAATTCCGCTTATTAGGATGAATATGTTTTACTGCCTAAGTTTCTTCTTCGAAATTAACCTCCTAACCCATTTTCAAACGTTTTCCCATGCACCTGTAAAGCATTGCGATCTATAGTGTCACACAGACGACACTTTGAGATGGAACTATCTAAATTTTCTGTGATTCATAAGTGGTTTAATAAAAGATGAACTTGTAGCACATTTCGCAACAGCTACATATCCCCTCTGCGATACAATATAAAAGAACACTTTGCCGTTTCACTGATTACCTTGTTTAATTTCGCTTTGCTATTTCGAGGAAAGCAAACGCCTATAAGTCGTTCTTGCCTTGAAGGATATTGTAACCTGGCATTTATGCTTGGATAGTAAAAGAGTGCCGATATTGTGAGTCAGGCAGGTCACGTATTTAGGAACTTATTGAGCAAACTGGTCCCGAGAAAAGCAACCAATGCTCAAATCACAATAATACCGGCGACCACGGTCGTCGGTGATCAAATAGAAATTCAGGAGTCAAGCATGGCGGCTGCCTATGCCTTTGTCACCGTACTATATTCCAAGTTAATCAATGGTACTCGCGCACATTCGATGATGAATAAAACTATTCATGCTACTTGCACGATCTGATTACAGAAACCTGCAAGTACTGCAAGAATGGCACGAACCGATGGCTGAGACAGCGCTCAGCATGTTCCGCTCGTCTGCTTTGCCGCCAGTGAACACTCGTCATGCATTTGTCGTCAGCTGCGCCATCACCAAACTAGCACTGCCCGTTCGGCCTGCGCCGAAAAATGGTGGTTGCGGTTAGATAAATGCACTTGGAAAtattggcaaaaaagaaaaggtgaaacCAAGTCTCGACGCTCAAAAGACAAGCTCGATTTACATGGTGGCTCAAATTATTTGCTCAGTAGACGTTGATTATTTCCCTCAAATCCTGCCTCATTTTCTTCGTCAGCATTTCCTTACATGGATTTTTATTCGTTGCGCCTTTCACCTACGTTTCCATCTACCTTCTCCTCTTTAGCGACGGCTCTTGGTTGATGGTTGC
This window contains:
- the LOC135900525 gene encoding arylamine N-acetyltransferase-like, with translation MESGALVSPQQNIDYSFQYGESSGHPDPVLFAAAGKRKIDLSGYRMGPLNPEELLLYLDVLKLEPSALSEPKLTILNTLILAHLERIPFQGLDTFVGHLPPLDDDSVFRKVIEQLRGGHCVELNNIFGRLLLTLGFKFHIRAARVRWGRPLDTPLTPLGRMLFCVDLGEEGEYFADVGFGGPNPFKALPVEGEAEPYRVRRLDEEGNIEVAIKSTGRGVASASWRPLYHVFPPPQKWIDFVPQYWYASLHPRSLFRNVLMVGRFVDDSWLTLVDGRFCRRSTIGQVEQRHVTEVEEVLRLFGTEFALKLNPNIDLDFLKCRIKSVI